The following DNA comes from Gordonia zhaorongruii.
TAGGGGATTCGCGTCCGCCCGAGATGAACGCGGAGTTCGCCGAGGCGTCCGCGACGGACAGCGAACTGTAGAGGGTCTCCGCGGCTTCGGCTTGGGGCTCACTGCGCTCGATCAGCGACTCGAGGGTCTGACTGCGCGTGGTCAGAGCAGAGGACGAGTACCAGCCGGTGATGCCGCAGCAGAGGATGATCGCGAGCAGGATGATCATCAGCTTGCCGGGGGTGGTCGTCGCGTAGAAGCGCGACGCGACCAGCGGGGAGTTCACCCGATCTCGGGTCATCGCGGCGATCTCGCGCCGGTCGGCGATCACCTGACGAAGGGTCGGTCCGGGAGCGGGGCGTTCGGTGGTCGTGGTTCGACCGGCATGCGTGAGCACAGAGCGCACGCCCGAAACCTGGCGCACACCCGAAACCTGGCCGGTCACGACAATCCCTTCATTTGGGTGTGTCCCACACTAGTCGGGACCTATGCAACCGGTGGGGAACACCCGGTACGGTGAGGCGAATCGCCCCGGATGCACCGGAGGCGCGAACGCCGGGTCGGGGAGGTCGAGTGCAGGGAGACGGCGACGGCTGGGTCTTCGACGCCGACGGCGCGCGCTACTGGGGCCGTCACGGCGCGGCCGGACTGTTGCTGACCGCCCCACTCGACGACGGTGTCGCGGTGCTGTTGCAGCATCGGGCCGTGTGGTCGCATCAGGGCGGGACCTGGGGGCTGCCCGGTGGAGCGCGCGACTCGCATGAGAGCCCGGAGGACGCCGCAGTGCGTGAGGCCGGCGAAGAGGCGGGCCTCGCGCCCTCCGACCTGGAGGTGACCGACTCGTTCGTCACCCATCGCGCGTCGAGCGGGTGGACGTACACGACGGTGATGGCGAGCGCTCGGTCGTGCGTGGCGACGACCCCGAACGGTGAGTCGACCGAGTTGCGGTGGGTCCGGGCATCTGCGGTCGCCGACCTGCCGCTTCACCCGGGCTTCGCGCGCGCGTGGCCGGAGCTGCTTCTGCGTCTGCGCTGAATCGTTGCGGATGTTCTCGATGCGGTGGGTCGACGTCGTATCGACATCACCTGCCGCGTCAGATTCCAGGTCGTGCCAGCTGATTGGCTCCCGCGATCAGGGCGTTGACGACCGATTCGTCTCCGGTGTCGCCGCGGCCGTACGACCAGCAGCGCTGCCCGCCGCTCTCGCAGAGCAGGTAGGTGCCGACATCGGCGTCGTCCGGCTGCTGGTAGAGCGAGACGATCTCGACGCCCGCGCCGAGGTCGTACAGCATCGACGTCATCGCGGCGATGGTTCCGGAGGCGGTGGCTTCGAGGCTGACGGTTCGCTGGGCGACCGTGACGTGCGCCGTGCAGCGGACCATGTCGGCGCGGTCGGGTTCGACGGCGAGATCCTGCAGGCGGATGCTTCCCGCCGGCGCGTACGTCTTGTCGAAGACTCGTCGGGTCATGTCGGCAGCCTCCCGTGGGAACCAGGCGGGTAGGCGGCGAGTGGCCGAGATTCGGCTCGCACGGTGATCGCCGCGCCCGTCACGGGTACAGGATGCCGGTGTTATCTGAATGGAGCGCATCGCGTCGGTTCATTTCGTTCGAAGGTTCGGTGACCGACGAGGTCGAGGGGTGAAACGACGACTGACCCGCAGCGGGGGGTCGGTCGGATCAGACCCCGCTGCGGCGGGTTACGAGAAGCTTCAACGCCATGGTGTGTTCAGGATAACACCGCGTCGTGCAGCGCGACAGCGGCCGACCGGGGGGCATCCGAGCCGGTGATGGCGCGCACGACGACGATCCGCGACGCGCCGGCCGCGACCACTTCGGGGACGCGTGCGAGGTCGATGCCGCCGATCGCGAACCACGGTTTTCCGGTGTCGGTGTGCGCCGCCTCGGTCACCAGTCCGAGTCCCGTCGCGTCGCGTCCGGGCTTGGTCGGAGTGGCCCAGCACGG
Coding sequences within:
- a CDS encoding NUDIX hydrolase; translation: MQGDGDGWVFDADGARYWGRHGAAGLLLTAPLDDGVAVLLQHRAVWSHQGGTWGLPGGARDSHESPEDAAVREAGEEAGLAPSDLEVTDSFVTHRASSGWTYTTVMASARSCVATTPNGESTELRWVRASAVADLPLHPGFARAWPELLLRLR